Within Massilia endophytica, the genomic segment CGCAGGCGTTCGCGGCGGCATCGGCCATATAGCTGTTGCGGTAGGCCGTGCGCACCAGATTGTGCGGGCCGAAATACGCAGGAGCGCCCTGCGGCAGCGAGGCCGACGCGAAGAGCGCCGTTTCCGGCAGCTTGCCCTGCTTCACCAGCTCGCTGCTGCTCAGGGTGCCGGGCAGCAGGTTCTCCACGCCAGCCGCATATTCGGCCTCGTACATCTCGCCCGGCGCCGTGTAGACGGCGCCGCCGTTGCGCTGGGCAGCCGTCGTCATCATGGGCAGGAAGGCCGTGATGCCCTGGCCGGGATTGCCCGCGAAGACATTGTCCGAGAACTGCGCCAGCGCGTAAGGGCCGGACAGGCCCGCGACGGACGTCACGCTGAACTCGCCCGCCAGGCCCTGCATGGCCTTCTGCGTGGCCAGGGCCACATAGGCGCCCTGCGAATAGCCCGCGATGAAGAGGCGCGTCGACTGGTTGGCGCCGATGGCGGGGAAGGACGCGCGGGCGGCGCGCAGGGCGTCGATCATGTCTGCCGACTGCAGCTCGCCGTCCAGATAGGGGTGGTAGCCCAGGTTGGATCCGGCGTAGCCCTGGTAATTGGGGGCGACGACGATGAAGCCCTGGGCGGCGAACATGGCGGCGATCAGCTGGGACTCGCCGCTCAGCCTGGCCATGCTGTAAGTCTTGTCGAGGCTGGTGCCATGGGCGTAGAGCAGCACGGGCCGCGCGCCGGTACAGTTCGGGTCGCTGCCGCTGGGCACCATGATGGCCGCGCCCGCATCGCTCAGCGCGTTCAGCGGCGCGGCGGTCCGATATTGCACGGAATAGGCGGTGACGGTGCAGCGCGGGGTGCTGGTGATGGCGGTGAGGCCGTCCTGCACGCTGTCCAGGGCGGCCTTCATGACGCCGGGCTCGATGGCGGCAAGTTTCGTGGCTGGCGTCACGATGCTGCCGCGGGCGGGCGCGGGCGAGGCGACCGGTCCCGAGGGCAGGCTCACACCGCCGGGGCCGCTGCCTCCCTCTCCTCCACCGCAGGCGGACAACAGAAGAATCGAAGCAGGCAAGGCAAGGCGGGACAGGCGAAACACGATGAACTCCGGACTAGGCCGGTGCACAGCGCGACCGGCAAACTGCCGATCATATCAGCGACCTCATCCGTTTTGCGCCGCCGCATCGCCGCTGTCGCGCCCCGTCCACACAAACTGGCAAACCCGCCAATATTGCGTCCTCAGGCGAGGAGGCGGGGGATGATGCCGGTGGCGCCGTGGGCGGCGCGGCGCAGGCGGTCGTTGATGCCGTGCCAGGGCTCCGTCTGCGGCGGGGCTTCGACGACAATGAGGTCGACATCCGCCCGGTCCATCGCGCGCAGGGCCGAGTACAGGCCGAAGGCGTAGCCCGCCGGCTCGCCCGGCAGGGCGACCGAGGGCGCGGGACGGGCCGTTGCCGCGCCCCCTGCCGCCGCCGCTGCCGCAAGCATGGCGCCCGCGGGCGCGTCGGAGTAGCGGATCAGCGCGACACGCTTCCCTTTGGCCGCCAGCGCCGCCAGCGTGGCGACGATCCTGTCGCCTTCGAGCAGGGCCACCGGCGCCTTGGGGGCGTAGTGGGATTCGAGCGTGCCCGAGGCGCGCGGCGCGGCCTGGTCGGGCGCCGAAGGCGTCACGCCGATCACGTCGGCGATCTGGCGCGCCGTGATGTGGCCGGGACGCAGCAGCACCGGGCCGTGCGTGGCCAGCCGGGAAAGGTCGAGGATGGTCGATTCGATGCCGACCTGGCTCGAGCCGCCATCGAGCACGGCGCCCAGCTGCGGGTCGCTGCCGAATTCGTCGCGCACGTGGTGGGCCGTGGTGGGGCTGACGTTGCCGAACTTGTTGGCCGAAGGCGCGGCCACGCCGCCTTTCCCGCCCTTGAAGGCGCCCAGCAGCGCCATCGCCACCGGGTGCGAGGGGCAGCGGATGCCTACCGTGTCCTGCCCGCCCGATACGGCGTCCGGAATGTGGGCGTGGCGCTTCATGATCAGGGTCAGGGGGCCGGGCCAGAAGGCGGCAATGAGCTTGCGCGCTTCGGCCGGCACATCGCTCACCCAGTAATCGATATCGGCGCCGGGGGCC encodes:
- a CDS encoding alpha/beta hydrolase family protein, whose translation is MFRLSRLALPASILLLSACGGGEGGSGPGGVSLPSGPVASPAPARGSIVTPATKLAAIEPGVMKAALDSVQDGLTAITSTPRCTVTAYSVQYRTAAPLNALSDAGAAIMVPSGSDPNCTGARPVLLYAHGTSLDKTYSMARLSGESQLIAAMFAAQGFIVVAPNYQGYAGSNLGYHPYLDGELQSADMIDALRAARASFPAIGANQSTRLFIAGYSQGAYVALATQKAMQGLAGEFSVTSVAGLSGPYALAQFSDNVFAGNPGQGITAFLPMMTTAAQRNGGAVYTAPGEMYEAEYAAGVENLLPGTLSSSELVKQGKLPETALFASASLPQGAPAYFGPHNLVRTAYRNSYMADAAANACGASSASPLSCAPQNALRKWMVRNDLRSYRPAQPLLLCGGNEDPTVPYANTQSAAAYFQAAGASPTVLDLDTANGLNDRWLVERAGFAAAKLALKADAVSKGQSVSQAMADGYHAGLVAPFCLMAARDFFKASLP
- a CDS encoding L-threonylcarbamoyladenylate synthase, whose product is MTQAEHAASAADIAHAAAILESGGLVAFPTETVYGLGADAENPAAVARIYAAKGRPSDHPVIVHVAPGADIDYWVSDVPAEARKLIAAFWPGPLTLIMKRHAHIPDAVSGGQDTVGIRCPSHPVAMALLGAFKGGKGGVAAPSANKFGNVSPTTAHHVRDEFGSDPQLGAVLDGGSSQVGIESTILDLSRLATHGPVLLRPGHITARQIADVIGVTPSAPDQAAPRASGTLESHYAPKAPVALLEGDRIVATLAALAAKGKRVALIRYSDAPAGAMLAAAAAAGGAATARPAPSVALPGEPAGYAFGLYSALRAMDRADVDLIVVEAPPQTEPWHGINDRLRRAAHGATGIIPRLLA